The Juglans microcarpa x Juglans regia isolate MS1-56 chromosome 2D, Jm3101_v1.0, whole genome shotgun sequence DNA window GTATTAGTCAAATGAAACTTCGTCGGTTTTGCTAATTGAAAACTTTGCTAGCTTTTGGTTTTGATGGGAGAGTTGCTTGTATATTAgtcaaacaataattttatatatcttttataCGCTCTGCCCTAAAGGCCTTTTGGGATGCCAAGTCTCTTttgattatttcttttcttttttcttctctcccccACCCCTCACTTGTATAGGTTACTTTACTCATCGGGAAAATGTGTAGGTTACTTCACTCTTAGAGTTCTGCATTGTGCTTCATTAGTTGGGCAAGCTATTATCAGAATCAATGGGCAGTGCATTCAATCCACAGATTTTGGCGGAAAAGTTGGCCAAGCTCAACAGTTCACAAGCGAGTATAGAGAGTATCCTTTTAATGGCATTGGATGAATGATGACCTTGCATATTTGTTTCTGCTTCTAGATtgtttaagataaattttatgctgttttgtttttaatttatttatgcatgTGACCAGCCACTGTCCTCAAAGTTTTGGTTGCATTGACAAATTTTTTTGATTTGGCCCTTGGTGTCCTGGAACAAAGTCTTGATTAATCCTGAGAATGCATAGGCCCTCAACAATGAGTTTTCTGCAGGTACATCTcgagtaattcaagggaaaattcTCTCAGTCCAATGGCTCCTAGAAATGTTTGCACCtagggatttgaaccttagacttggagggagcatacctccaagaccaaggctcttaccacttgagccaaccccttggggttctGACAAACTAAGACCTTTGTGTTccattatttattgttgtgaCATTAAGGTTTATCTATATTTGATAATTCTTCTTGTAATaggtgtgataccccatatgataaggataatggtaggtggtgcatgagatcccacattgcttgagaatgagaagttcttgctctttataaagttctaatggggctccaattacATTATTGACttgtccttttggagtataggccatgtggcttgggccttccattgaggcattacaaatggtatcagagcctatctcaACCATAAATGTGGGACTTGAACCGTACCACCTACAACGGACTGGCCCGATGAGgatgtcgggaatttaaggggaatagattgtgatatctcatatgataaggataaaggtaggtggtgtatgagatcccacattacttggaaaatataagtttttgctctttataaggtttcaatggggctccaattgcatcattgattagtccttttggagggagtataggtcatgtggtttgggccttctattgggacGTTACAATGGGTCTCTAATTTGAATCATTGTTGAGTTAATTATTGTAGTTTCCTCTTAAGCCACTTCAATAAGATTGCAGATCATTGTACCATGTTTTCCCTCAATGGATTGAATGAAAGAATAGACACATCGCTctttgttttgattaattatttcattGTGTTCCTCGGCATTCACTGTTATTTTAGGGCTTTTTGTGAGCTTGCCATCCTTAATGTGCTTAAGCTTTGTCACATTGGTGTATATTCCATATGAATAAAGCAAAACAAGTTGTTGAAACATGGGATCGGCAGTTTAATTGTTCTCCACGTGAGCAGAGATTGGCCTTTCTATATCTTGCAAATGACATATTGCAGAACAGTAGGCGAAAGGGCTCAGAGTTTGTTGGTGAGTTTTGGAAGGTTCTTCCAGATGCTCTTCGTGATGTGATTGAAAATGGGGATGGTTGCGGAAGGAATTCTGCACTGCGACTGGTATATCTGCTTTGCCCTTGTGTTCGGAGCCATGTACTCTGTTTTGAAAATAGTTAGCTTCACCTTAGGAAATAGGTTTCCCATGCTGGAAATAATCTGCTTGAAATGGTATTTGATCATATTATGACAAACATTAGCAGACCATAACGAAAAGTTGTTCTTGCTGGGTGAATAGTGTTGGGACATCTTTATCTGAGGAAGCTTCGTCATCCTACTCCTTGTGAATGACATTAGGATTGTCTGGCTAGTcctgaaattcaaaaataaaacagagaTAGAACAGATTGTTTCGGGGACATCAAAGTAAAAGTTTCCATTGGAAAGCTTTTTGGTTGGATGTTCCTGCATCCAAAATcgttatttttaatctttttttccttataatctTCCTCTTTTCTGTATTAAGTGATGAATGATAGGTTATAGGCCTTTGTTCCCCTCTATGGGTGAAAGCATGTGGTATTTGGTTTGGTAGGATAACTTgtctttcttgttttatttgagTTGTATCGTATCTGTTGGTACTTGGAAATTCACTGTCTTTATCAAGTGTAACAACAAATTTGAAATGTTtgagtaaaatttatgaaagaacGAACTGGAATGAATAATCAAGCATGTACTTTATGGTCTTCTCAATAAATTATGTGCTTTACAGCCTTCTCTATGCTTATGCTTTTTGGCTATTGGACAATTAGCAAATTGTGAAATTTAGTCTAGTATTATTTTAGATTTCTAGGTAATGCACGTCATTGCGTATAATATATGcgagatacatatatatatttttttaaatgtgtacCAGATACTTCTTTATTAGGAACTTAGCATGAAGTGTATATCTAATTCTTCCTCATGCAGATTGATAtatgggaagaaagaaaagtttttggttCTCGGGGGCAACTTCTTAAGGAAGGGCTTGCGGGTagacaaattgaaaataataatagaaatggAAAGAATTTGAGCTTCAAACTGGTAATTCAAATTTCCTGAGCTGACTATATGTTTGCATAGATATTGAAGTTTCTTATACAACTATAGGACTAATGCCTTTTTTGTTCTCTTATCTTAAACAGAGACCATCTGCTGGAAATATATTGGAAAAAATAGTTTCAGACTATCATATCCTTTATGGTGGCCAGTTGGATGAAGAAGTTATACTGAGCAAGTGTACCAATGCCGTTAGCAGTCTTGAGAAAGTAGATAAGGAAATTGGTGGCGATATTAATTCAGGTATTCCATGTGCATCTATCTTCATGATGCTTCTCAAACTTCTGATATAATGTAATTGCTGTGAATTATGTGTATTCATGTATGCATGTGTACACATTCTATTGTTCCTTTTCTTCCCCTTTCAATTTGGTAAATATTTGCCATGTAATTTCATTCATTCTAATTTGTTTATAGTGAGCTTCCTGATTATCTTTTTTGTATTATCATACCAGAACTGCATGTACTCCTATTGTCTAATATTAGTGAGCATTTCCTGAACACAAGTTTTTAGTATCATCTTAGACCAACACAACTATGCCATTATAAGTTTGGCCATGACTTAACTTGCCTGTTCTATACTAAATACAGCTAAGTGTCGTGCCTTGCAAGGGGTGCTTTGATTTTGCACTCCCAAACTACAACCCAAATTTAAAATTGCATGTCAAACtaacaaaatcaacaatttgATACCCCAAATCATCAAATTCTTCAATTGCATCCTCTGGGCAATTAGAATGTTAAATATGAAGAAATCCTAAAACTTGTGAGTGAATTATCTAAATGACCTCACTGCAAagttaatattacatatttaccattaatttagaataaaaacaataaaattaaaaaaaaaaaaggactggGTAGGTGGCCCCGCCAGTGCACCCCTAGCGGTGACCATCAATctgattttttgttaaaatgtatattatttgtttttatttcttataagtTCTGTTCTATTATGGTATTTTACTTATAttactgctttttttttttttttatattttctactaAATTGTAGCAAGGGAATTTTAGACAATTCACTTAAACTTTAAGGGTACCATCTTATCTAACAGTTTAATTGAACAGATGGTGGAAACTGAAAGAAACAAGTAGTTAGGGTACaaaattattggttttgtaGTTTGGGGcgcaatttgaaaattttgtggtaGTTTGGGGTTGCAATGTGGAATTTTCCCATTTTATCCAGTGGTGTGGCTGGACTCAGAAGTCAGAAGTTTAAATGTCATCTGTCCTGGCTGACATAACAAAGTTATTGGTTTTTCTCTTATGAGAGTTTCGAAGTTAAGACAATGCCCGTcgcaaagaaatttgtgtgcgGGGAGGCGTACACTAGATGTGTAGTTTGACTTGTATTTGGAGTTTTTCTCTGTATTGACTCGTCACAGCTGTAACTTCCTTTATggatgaaatgaagtctatttcttattaaaaaaaaaaaaaaaagaaaacaaagttatTGGTTTTGGTAGTTGGGGTGCATTTTGAAAATTGTGGTAGTTTGGGGTTGCAATGTGGAATTTTCCCATTTTATCTAGTGGTGTGGCTGGCTGAAGTTTCTTGTTGCTAGAACTGTGAGGCCCTTTTTTCCTCTGCAATTTTGAggaatagtttttgttttagcTAGATAAAGATGTCTTTCATGCTGCCATAATAGTTTTTcgtcaaaatattttcttgaagtGACTCCATTTTGACTTTGCATGATGATGAGTTGTGGATTATGGCCGCTATTGTATCAAGTTGATTGGCTAAACACTTTGACCAAGATTTATGTGATCAAAATAGCAGATTGAAGACTACTTCATGAAGTTTCTATAAGTTAGATTTCGAACAATTTGTAATCGCATCTCCTTTTTGGAATGTGGAATGTTGGATATCGATTTAACTATCATCAATATCTTACATATCACAAACATACGTAGACATACATCTCAAATGCACTGAAATCCAACTGATTGAATTTCAACAACTTTGCAATTttaattttctggattttaaaATCCAGAGCTACCCCAAAGTTAAATCTGGATCAAAATGTATAAAGAAAGTCTGCAGTTTTTCTTATTGGTCCTCCAGGATTCTTGTCATCGAGGTTGTTCACATCATATTAgatctctcttttctctcaactGTTTGCTTTAACAGGGCAATTCCATGGATCTGGTTTTGTGGAGGAGCTGCAGGGGCAGCATGCGATACTGAGGGACTGTATTGAACAATTAACAGCAGTAGAATCAGCAAGAACAACTCTCGTGTCTCATTTAAGAGAAGCCCTCCAGGAGCAGGTCGGTTGGCCAGACTACTTCACAGTTGCATACTATTTTGCAAGAGATGACATTAGTAAATCTTACATGGTTTTGTTACCAGGAATTCAAGATGGGCCAAGTCCGCAATCAACTTCAGGTTTGTCACTCTTACAAATCCTACTTGGGTGGGAGTATTACTCTGCTTTCTAGatgttttttcttcaaattctttttaaCAAGTTGAACATGTGGAATATTACACTTAGGTAGAAGTTGCGGTGTCTGGATATGTATTTGCATTTATATACCAAGAGTTAAGCAGAGTGATGAACTTCTATGTATTCCGTTCAAGAATTGTTAATAAGTATTGATACCTACTGTAGCTTGTGGGTTTGGCTTATTTTATTGCAACTCAAATTCTTGATTGAACTAACAGAGGGTGGAAGATTTTATGGATCGATAGAGGTGAAGTTCAAGTCATCTGGACTCCTGCAAATGTGTCATATATGTTGGTTTTTTATTGGAGGATGTAAGAAACAACTTGCACAAAAAATACAGGATAtccttgcttttttttttttggtgggtgtTTAACATTAAGACAATGAAGGAACACAAATTTTGATTATCGCAGCCTTGGTGCGTTTAGAGGTCTGTTAATGGTACAAATTTTGTGGCTAATTTTCTTGGGATATGGCCTGtatacattttaaatatttgcaTGCTTTCTTTTTCCTGTATTGTTTTCCAGGCCGCACAGTCCCGATCAGAACAGGCAGGTAGTGACTGCCAACGGTTATCAAATAGAGACAAAGTTCAGTCACTACTTGAGCAGAACCCGAGGGAAGCTCAAACCTCCATAGCACCTCAAAGCTTCATACCAGGGGATAGGGAACAATCAGCTCCTGTAATGTACACACGGCAGGTTTCCTTTCCTGAAAAATCTGGCCATGTTGAGGAAGACCCACGCAAGTCGGCCGCTGCTGCAGTGGCAGCAAAGCTAACTGCATCGACATCCTCAGCGCAGATGCTCTCCTATGTCTTATCCTCGCTTGCATCAGAGGGTGTCATAGGCAATCCAATGAAAGAAACACCTTGTGATTACCCCCCTGAAAAGAGGCATAAGCTTGAAAATGACCAATCCTCTTACATGCCCCCTCAAAATCTTCAACGACCTCCAGTTCCTCCTTACCCTCATCCTGAATCTATACAACATGTCTCTACTACCACCCAACAGTTTACTCCAAATGAGCCACCACCACCTCCCTCAACATCTCCTCCACTTCTGCCACCACTGCCGCCTATAGCACAATACACAGTGCCCCAGTACATGCACACTGCAGGATCAATAACTAGTGCACCATACAGCTATGGCATGGCCCAACAGCAGCTGCCTTCAATGCCGAGTTATCTGACAGTTGGGGCTCCAGTGAATGCTATACCTCCCTTCAGTACACCTCCTACAAATTCTTATCAGGGTTTTCAGGGTTCAGATGTTAATATCTATAACCAACCATCATCCATGCCAATGTCTCCAATTTCTCGGCAATAGAATTCTAAGTGCAGCGTGAAATGAAGGTGGTTTTGCTGTGGATTACTAgttatttcaaaagttttatGAAGTTTCTCTGTCTTTGTGCACCTAATTCGATTTGCACATATCGAATGCCTGTAACCTATATTTTCAAATGCTCATTTTATGGAGTTAAAACGGTTTCGGTGGATTACAGGATTGTGGGAAAGAGGAATTGAATGGTATTTATTGACTAGGAATGTTATTCGCTGTTTCAAGAAGACATTAATTTTACTATTGAGTGATGTCTTAGCTGTTCAATCTTTTGGACCCTGCCGTTGCTGAATCTGATCCAGGTGCATTTTTGTTCAGTCTTGGACATGGAAAGGCCAACACTGCTTTCATGATAACGCGCAGTCCATGAGGATGATTAATCCGTCCATCCAGTTGAGAATATCTTTTCCCCGATCGGGATTCCAATATCTTTGGCCAATGTTAATTGGTTACCTACCTGCATCTCAAAATGACCCTCATTATATCCATCGTTAACATGAAACAAAGTGttctatttaataaaaaataaagaagaaccAAAGTGatactatttttgtttaattaatagGAGCATGTAGTAATGTCTCATAAAGGGTGTTGTACATGACAGACATAAACATATATGACAGGCCAGCCATCAATAGAAAATTTAAGCCCTGCTCTTCATGTTGAAAGAGGTCGGTGGTGGTGAAACAATCACATGCGTATGTCGTGTCAATGGGCATTCACGGTTCAAGAGAGAGGTTAGTTCATCGGACGGAGTTATGCAATTTGATTCTCAGCACGGATCGAAGGTCATGATAGCCGTTTGACCACCAAAAGAGTGAGTGAGCTCCCATGGCTTTGGGATTGTAACTCAAATTCGAACAAGGTGtcgaggagggagggagggtaTAAATAAGTAAAGATATGCAATTAATATTAAACCTAGAGACAAGGAAAAGACTAGTCTTGAGTCTGGCCTCCTTTGTTTCTCAAGTCCCACTAAAGGCATCTCTGTCTCTCCGTCACGTCTCGTTCAAATACATAAATGAGTACATGCCAATGCATAAAAAAGGTAATTACCTCAACTCATGAAGTGAGAATTTGTAAGAAAGAACTGTCTCGATTGCTCATCACCCCCTTATGGCCGGGaggtttatttattattttgttacaaACATGCTTTTTTTTGCTATCAAACTACTGCTATCAATATATAGCAGTgttgattataaataatattttatcatatataaaacTATCATGTAATAAATATGGAAGATTGGTttcgtcattttttttaatgtaaaataactgttttgacCTATCACAATTAAaatgactgtatataatatacataattcatataaatattcatcatcttttctGGGTCAAAAATGAGAATAAGTAATTAATTCTAGCACTCAAActggaccaaaaaaaaaaaaacagacagaACAGACATTCTCAATACGACAGTGCCGAAACACAATGTGAGACAAAAACACCGGCAGATCCCATTATCGATACTGAAAAATCAAAGTCGTATATTTCCACAGTTCAAATTCCCAAAAATAATAGGAACAAGGGCATGGAGATTGAAACCTGTCTCCCTTCAATTATAATCAAAAACTTGCTCTCTTGGTGTTACTGTTGAAAGTGAAAGGAACAAACATCAAGCTTTGGACAAGAAAAAAGTtgcaaaaaagagagaaaaagcaaAAGCAGTCAACGTTGGGCAAACGTCAGCTGGTGTGCAAATGCGAGGAGCAAAGGCTGAGAAAAGCCTCTTGTCGTTTGCTTTAACGGCCCAACGAAGGGAGGGTGGGTTTGAAAAAGCTATGGTTGGTCGCACTTTCGAAAGGTGTGTTGCGTCAGACTTCTGTCAATCCAAAATCATGGCTTTCCCTGAGACCACAGCTTAGGCAAGCTTTTAAGGGCATGCCCaactgttaaataaaaaataaagggtcAAACTGGCCGCTTGGGGACCAAAGGACAGCCCCACATTTCCTGACCTAAATTTTTCAGAAATCTCCAGCTAATTCTTCGATCTCCTTGGCCTTCTTCTCTGCCAACTAGAAACTTTCTTCTTCGTCTACATGTTTGGGTCGATCGGGGCATTTGGTTTTAAggccattaattaattaacgttacgtttagatattgaatttaattgaattatctataaataatagtgagttgagatgatgaaatgaattttgtaGGACTCACTTTATATGTGTTttgatgttaagataaatttaaatgtatttatgaaaagttaaaaaagtttttGGATCTCATGTacatataaagatgtgttaagttgaaaaaattgtgagtcacacgtgtaaaaagattttgagttgagatgattttagtgatttgagagttagatatttagatattagaatAGGTCTAACTCTGAACTGAACTCAGCTGAAATGAATGTAGTAAAAAGACCAAACTAGCCTTAAGTTATGCATGTATAGATCTTTTGgttatagtttattttttttttccagaataaTTTGTAGACGAagttcttaaaatttaaatatatccACCTACTGAACATGACCATTTATGAATTATAACGGTGAGAATGGCTTATAATTTGGTTTCTAAAACACACTAccacatatatgtgtgtgtaagtTGGTCTGCTATATTATAAAGTACTACTGTAATGACAGATCATTCTAGCCTCATAAGTTTTCCTCCCAAACATGTAATACTACATTCGAATTATTAACAAAAGCAAACAGAAAGTACCAAGCAAACAACATATAATCCCGACATGGCAATGCATGGGCATATCATTTTAATTGCTGTCGCGAGCACAGCCCTGCAGTCTCACCGGCTTTTCGTGGTGACATGTTCCTATGTACCTTTTACCTAACCCCAACACCATTATCACATCCTAAATATATCCTAATGCCTTGACATTTTACGTACCTGGCTGGCCTCTCTACTAATTGATACCTCAGCATGACGGCCTGCTTCAATCTTCCTTTAACATTTTCTAGTgcaaaacttatttaaaaaaaattgaatcaagTCGATCTCTCTCTCGATCTGACTTGTTTGGCTTCTTTAGTTAGCATGCAACACCCGCTGAAAAAGACTAAACTATACGTACCATATACTAATTTAGGGTCCATGTATAAggcacctagctagctagctagctatgatCAGCAGGAACCTGACACGCAGGGACAAGCATGATCGAATAAtatcgttttctttttcttcgcCTTCTTTCACATCCAATACCTATATAGTACCCTTAATTTCCTGTATGTTCCCCCTCTCTTCCATCTGCAAAAAGCAGTAATACTAACTTCTTTTCCTGCTTAAGGAACATCATATACGGACgtttcttcaatttttaaccTTAGCTTATTGTCCCTACTTTCTCCTGATCTCTCACAAGTCATAACAACATTCATATGTCTatggaaaattaaattatttttgtacagATAAAAAGTCTTCCTACAAGTGATTTAGTGTACCAAATTACGCactaatgttaaatataaaatatttgtttaataaaaaaatatgaattaaaaataaaaataatttttttaaaatagatgatcttattattctttcaaaaaaaatttatttttatttttttataataaaaaaaattatataaatattgataCGGATTTTGTTTGGTATGGCAAAATGATTGTACATAAAAAGTTTCTAGTTATGGTGAAACTTGAAAGAATACTGAATATTGTATCATTAATGGTTTCTGCCGCGCAGGAAAAATAGtgtttaattagaaaattgCAGGAGATATGAGACAAGATATGTGGTTTCTAGCTGCTATTTCTATGATCTATATGGAAAGTTGGCAACGCGTTTGATGATCTCACCCATGATAAAAAGTATATCCCATCTTATATTCGGGTATTCAAACTCGATCCAGCCAAAGCTTGAACCCTTGATCACAGACCCAACTTATATAGCATTTTTTTCCTCTATATATAGCCTGGCGGCCAGATTCCTAGCTATCTGTTATGTTGATCTTGTAATTCTCTCCTTTCTCCCTTTCCATAAAATTAACGTCTCTCCTTCCCTCCCCCTCGCAAAACATTTATGGTCCTTAtggttaaaacttaaaagagagAACAAATCTCCTGAGAATTGacgataatatataataaatgaacATCTATTAAATCACGGAATCATGGACTCTAAGTGTCTGCATGCGCAGGGAAAAAATTGATGAGTTTCTTTGAATTAATGAACCTAAATTCTTCTAAATTAAATATCCTTGATGCCCGTTAgatactatttatatttatctgaACCACGTGTACGCAAGtactatttagaaaaaaattattctcatgtacatgttatgaaaaattctatatatcatactattattttatttttatctcattaaatatgatgtgatatatttatcactattaaataattatttattacatacttctttattatttaataataataaatatatcatatattatttaatatgattaaaataagattacagtataatatataacattactcgttatttatatataaatgaaaaaatatttgtttcctGTGCTAGGAAAAAGAAACCGCCAAAGTATACGAGAAACTACGCAAATATCATCAGGCCGAGCGCTCAGAATATTCGTCAGTCTCAACTGCTGGCCTACGCGAAAGGCATGGAACGGTGGAACCACTTCCATCATGTTCGGTGTTCGCTTTATCTTCGCCACGTGATCGAAGTgagagaccttttttttttcctaaagtaaaatagtaaaaataaatagacttttgttaaatatatatatttttcgaACTTAACGGGAGATTAATTTATAGTAAGGTCAGGCTGAAGAGTCCAAACGGAAGAGGCTGAAAATGCGCATGAAGGTCACGtcaaaaaaaggaacaaaggTTCGTGATGGCCACGTTCATTACTTTTTGATCGTGTAGGGCCGACAGCAAGGACGTAAACAGCCGTCTATTAACCAACAACCCCCTTCTGAAAAAGCCTGTGATTCCTGTCTCTCCCTTAATTAATTTCCTCAAATAGAGCAACACTATTCAGCTCTTGCAGTAAGATCACAAGCACCTACAGTCaacatgtctctctctctctctctctcttccctgcATGGTCTGACGACTACCACAGACCttacttttttatttccaaagctAACCTTCAAGTggagaataatatttaattcaaccTGATCCTCACGCTCCCTAACTTCTAACTCTGTTCTCCTAAACTCGCTTCTATAAATACCGAGCCTTCCTAGCTTCCAACAATCGTCGGAACAAACATCTCAATGCTCACTTGCTCATTCTCTTCATTCCATTGTTCACATTGCTTGACAGTTGCTAGCTTGCAACTTCTGGTCCAACATCCTAGCTTAGCTTTCTTTCCCTACCAAGTACCAACCTTCTCATTCTCTTAGATACGATTAAAATGCATTACCAAACCGAGTCGTGGGGTTCCTACATGCCAACAAGGAGTGCCAACGTGGGTGATCCACTGGAGCTCATAGAGAGGTTGGCGTCAGAGAACGCGGTGGTCATCTTTAGCATGAGCACATGTTGCATGTGCCATGCCATAAAGAGGCTCTTCTGTGGAATGGGGGTGAACCCGACTGTGCACGAGCTGGACGAGGACCCCAGAGGCAAAGATATGGAGAGGGCTCTAATGAGACTCTTGGGAAACTCCTCGGCAGTCCCGGTGGTTTTCATCGGCGGGAAACTTGTTGGGGCAATGGACAGAGTAATGGCATCCCATATCAACGGTTCTCTCGTGCCTCTTCTCAAAGAGGCGGGGGCTCTGTGGCTCTGATACGTACGTTCtatctttctttaatttgagcatctcaaaaaaagaaagaaaggaaggaaatatATATCGGTTTTGATTTACATAGCAGAAAGGAAGGTAGAGGAAGAGGAGTAGTTGTGTTTGTGATCAGTCTAGCTAGCTCCTCTTTTTTGGACACACACAAGGACCAATGTATTAGTTGATCCCACTCCGAGTTTGTATCTTTTtggtttcctttattttctttgatagTTTGGGTTTGTTGGTTTGCTTTGTACTTTCACTAATTAATTCTCGTCGCAGTGAGAAATGTATGTCCTCCCTCCTCTGTacagataaagaaaaaaaaaatgaagaaa harbors:
- the LOC121249569 gene encoding formin-like protein 2 isoform X4, with the protein product MGSAFNPQILAEKLAKLNSSQIDIWEERKVFGSRGQLLKEGLAGRQIENNNRNGKNLSFKLRPSAGNILEKIVSDYHILYGGQLDEEVILSKCTNAVSSLEKVDKEIGGDINSGQFHGSGFVEELQGQHAILRDCIEQLTAVESARTTLVSHLREALQEQEFKMGQVRNQLQAAQSRSEQAGSDCQRLSNRDKVQSLLEQNPREAQTSIAPQSFIPGDREQSAPVMYTRQVSFPEKSGHVEEDPRKSAAAAVAAKLTASTSSAQMLSYVLSSLASEGVIGNPMKETPCDYPPEKRHKLENDQSSYMPPQNLQRPPVPPYPHPESIQHVSTTTQQFTPNEPPPPPSTSPPLLPPLPPIAQYTVPQYMHTAGSITSAPYSYGMAQQQLPSMPSYLTVGAPVNAIPPFSTPPTNSYQGFQGSDVNIYNQPSSMPMSPISRQ
- the LOC121249569 gene encoding formin-like protein 2 isoform X2, whose amino-acid sequence is MGSAFNPQILAEKLAKLNSSQNSRRKGSEFVGEFWKVLPDALRDVIENGDGCGRNSALRLIDIWEERKVFGSRGQLLKEGLAGRQIENNNRNGKNLSFKLRPSAGNILEKIVSDYHILYGGQLDEEVILSKCTNAVSSLEKVDKEIGGDINSGQFHGSGFVEELQGQHAILRDCIEQLTAVESARTTLVSHLREALQEQEFKMGQVRNQLQAAQSRSEQAGSDCQRLSNRDKVQSLLEQNPREAQTSIAPQSFIPGDREQSAPVMYTRQVSFPEKSGHVEEDPRKSAAAAVAAKLTASTSSAQMLSYVLSSLASEGVIGNPMKETPCDYPPEKRHKLENDQSSYMPPQNLQRPPVPPYPHPESIQHVSTTTQQFTPNEPPPPPSTSPPLLPPLPPIAQYTVPQYMHTAGSITSAPYSYGMAQQQLPSMPSYLTVGAPVNAIPPFSTPPTNSYQGFQGSDVNIYNQPSSMPMSPISRQ
- the LOC121249569 gene encoding regulation of nuclear pre-mRNA domain-containing protein 1A isoform X1, with amino-acid sequence MGSAFNPQILAEKLAKLNSSQASIETLSHWCIFHMNKAKQVVETWDRQFNCSPREQRLAFLYLANDILQNSRRKGSEFVGEFWKVLPDALRDVIENGDGCGRNSALRLIDIWEERKVFGSRGQLLKEGLAGRQIENNNRNGKNLSFKLRPSAGNILEKIVSDYHILYGGQLDEEVILSKCTNAVSSLEKVDKEIGGDINSGQFHGSGFVEELQGQHAILRDCIEQLTAVESARTTLVSHLREALQEQEFKMGQVRNQLQAAQSRSEQAGSDCQRLSNRDKVQSLLEQNPREAQTSIAPQSFIPGDREQSAPVMYTRQVSFPEKSGHVEEDPRKSAAAAVAAKLTASTSSAQMLSYVLSSLASEGVIGNPMKETPCDYPPEKRHKLENDQSSYMPPQNLQRPPVPPYPHPESIQHVSTTTQQFTPNEPPPPPSTSPPLLPPLPPIAQYTVPQYMHTAGSITSAPYSYGMAQQQLPSMPSYLTVGAPVNAIPPFSTPPTNSYQGFQGSDVNIYNQPSSMPMSPISRQ
- the LOC121249569 gene encoding formin-like protein 2 isoform X3 encodes the protein MHRPSTMSFLQNSRRKGSEFVGEFWKVLPDALRDVIENGDGCGRNSALRLIDIWEERKVFGSRGQLLKEGLAGRQIENNNRNGKNLSFKLRPSAGNILEKIVSDYHILYGGQLDEEVILSKCTNAVSSLEKVDKEIGGDINSGQFHGSGFVEELQGQHAILRDCIEQLTAVESARTTLVSHLREALQEQEFKMGQVRNQLQAAQSRSEQAGSDCQRLSNRDKVQSLLEQNPREAQTSIAPQSFIPGDREQSAPVMYTRQVSFPEKSGHVEEDPRKSAAAAVAAKLTASTSSAQMLSYVLSSLASEGVIGNPMKETPCDYPPEKRHKLENDQSSYMPPQNLQRPPVPPYPHPESIQHVSTTTQQFTPNEPPPPPSTSPPLLPPLPPIAQYTVPQYMHTAGSITSAPYSYGMAQQQLPSMPSYLTVGAPVNAIPPFSTPPTNSYQGFQGSDVNIYNQPSSMPMSPISRQ
- the LOC121249570 gene encoding glutaredoxin-C1-like; amino-acid sequence: MHYQTESWGSYMPTRSANVGDPLELIERLASENAVVIFSMSTCCMCHAIKRLFCGMGVNPTVHELDEDPRGKDMERALMRLLGNSSAVPVVFIGGKLVGAMDRVMASHINGSLVPLLKEAGALWL